One Malus sylvestris chromosome 14, drMalSylv7.2, whole genome shotgun sequence DNA segment encodes these proteins:
- the LOC126599103 gene encoding subtilisin-like protease SBT3.3: MQNPPPQPLPTPILPLKLPNHLPLLPSKNPPHPYLPQALFSFSPPPPFHPPSTPILFPPLHTPLLKSTSIPPGVDEIWGEEYKREEEEGGGRFVCVGRGGIRFLGLGVAGSINGLLAEYAKPLDKEFHSPRDAHGHGTHTLSTAAGSFVANISCKGLGLGTIRGGAPNVRLAIYKVCWNVLGGKCSTADMLKAFDEAIHDGVDVLSLSLVNYVPLFSDVDERDGIATGSFHAVAKGITVMCATGNNGSSAHYPCNEDFPCIEVDYGIGTRILFISGLPRYPLVKLSPPKMIVGKPLSAKVAYFSYRGPNSITPTSLKPNIAAPSVNILAATSPLYSFTEGGYAMMSGTSMSTSHVTGIVALIKRMHPNWSSAAIKSAIVTTAWRNGPSGLPIFAEGSPQKLANSFDFGGGLVNPNGAAEPGLVYDMGAADYMEYLCAREHNNSAISRLIGKITTCPVKKPFILDVNLPSVTIPSPRNPITVKRTVTNVGAPESIYKATIEPPFGTIVYVNPTALAFNSTVEKLTFTITISAIHEMNTGYYFGSLTWVDGVHAVRISLSVKTEFLQPHDDDED; this comes from the exons atGCAGAACCCACCCCCGCAACCTCTCCCCACCCCTATCCTCCCTCTCAAGCTTCCCaaccacctccctctcctcccatccaaaaacccaccccACCCCTACCTTCCCCAAGCCCTTTTCTCCTTTTCACCCCCACCCCCTTTCCACCCACCCTCCACACCCATcctcttccctcctctacataccccactccttaaatccacatCCATTCCTCCCGGCGTAGACGAGATCTGG GGGGAAGAATATaaaagagaggaggaggaggggggaGGGAGGTTCGTCTGCGTGGGTCGTGGAGGGATAAGGTTTCTGGGTTTGGGGGTTGCGGGGAG TATCAATGGACTTCTTGCCGAGTATGCAAAGCCATTGGACAAAGAATTCCATTCTCCTAGAGATGCACATGGACATGGTACTCATACTTTAAGCACTGCAGCTGGTTCTTTTGTGGCTAACATTAGCTGCAAGGGCCTTGGTCTTGGTACAATTAGAGGTGGTGCTCCAAATGTTCGGTTGGCCATTTACAAGGTTTGTTGGAATGTGCTTGGAGGCAAATGCTCAACAGCTGATATGTTGAAAGCTTTTGACGAAGCAATACACGATGGGGTTGATGTGTTGTCATTATCACTTGTGAATTATGTTCCCCTCTTCTCAGATGTTGATGAGCGTGATGGCATTGCAACTGGTTCGTTTCATGCTGTGGCTAAAGGGATTACTGTTATGTGCGCAACTGGAAATAATGGATCTTCAGCACAT TATCCATGTAATGAAGACTTTCCATGCATTGAAGTTGACTATGGGATTGGCACTCGAATTCTATTTATATCCGGTCTACCAAG ATATCCTCTTGTAAAGTTGAGCCCTCCTAAAATGATTGTGGGCAAACCACTATCTGCAAAGGTGGCTTATTTTTCCTATAGGGGGCCAAACTCCATTACACCAACAAGTCTCA AGCCAAATATAGCCGCGCCTAGTGTGAACATACTAGCAGCAACTTCTCCACTTTATTCATTCACGGAGGGTGGATATGCCATGATGTCTGGAACATCAATGTCAACTTCTCATGTCACAGGCATTGTGGCACTTATCAAGAGAATGCATCCTAATTGGTCTTCAGCAGCCATCAAGTCAGCAATAGTCACAACTG CATGGAGGAACGGCCCATCTGGTTTACCGATATTTGCTGAAGGATCTCCTCAAAAGTTGGCAAATTCATTTGACTTCGGAGGTGGTCTGGTGAATCCAAATGGCGCAGCAGAGCCTGGACTAGTATACGATATGGGCGCAGCCGACTACATGGAATATCTTTGTGCAAGGGAGCACAACAACTCTGCCATCTCTCGGCTTATAGGGAAAATCACAACGTGTCCCGTGAAGAAGCCCTTTATCCTTGACGTTAACCTACCTTCCGT CACAATACCTAGTCCGAGAAATCCCATCACAGTAAAAAGGACTGTAACAAATGTTGGAGCCCCTGAGTCCATTTACAAAGCTACCATTGAACCTCCATTCGGTACAATTGTATATGTGAACCCTACTGCTCTGGCCTTCAATTCCACAGTTGAAAAACTCACTTTCACAATCACAATCTCCGCAATCCACGAGATGAACACTGGTTACTATTTTGGAAGCCTTACTTGGGTTGACGGAGTGCATGCCGTGAGGATCTCTTTGTCCGTGAAAACTGAGTTCTTACAACctcatgatgatgatgaagactAA